ATGTCCTGACAATGACATCACGTTCTACTGTCGATTGCAATTAGTCGACAGTAGAATCAAATCATTCTACATTCTGATGTTAAAATCCCTGTTTGCAGCTATATTAAAATGCCAGTAGACAGTAATGAAGAGCAAGAACGTCCAGCACTATCCAATCCAGTCAGTGCTCTGACACCAGGAGGCAAAGATGATAATGTTGTTAACATTGGGACCCCTGGCCTCTCCATCCCAGCGAGTAGCCATGAAGAGCTAGCAGCAGACTGTCCTGTGAAAATTGGGGCAGAGAACTCCAAGAGATCCCAGCACTTACTCCAGATCAACCGTCAGGAGATCCAAGCAATTGATCAGAGCGCTCAGGCAGCCGAACTGCAGTGCTTGGGAGTGGCCGTCTATGATCAGGATGTTCTGGAGCAGGGGGTCCTGCAGCAGGTGGACAGGGCCATCCAGGAGGCCAACCGGGCTGCAGCCAAGGCTGAGGCGGAGAAAGAATATGAGTCTGTATTGGATGATGTTAGGTATGGAGGTGAAGAACTGCCTCTGACTCAACTATCTCTGCCCTTTAATATCTGAGAATAAGAGAGTATTTTCACTTTGGTTTTGAGTGCTTAAACATTAATCAAAGTTCATGTCATGAGGCTGTTACATCCTGAATATTTGTGTCTTATATTGCATCTTTTTAGGTCATGCACAATTGCTCtaaaacacattaacaaaatattagaaCAGCTTGCTCCTTATGCTACCACCAGCAAGGACATCAGCCGGAAAATAGAGTCTGTCAAAAGGCAAAAGGAGAACAAGGTAATTAAGCTTATGGCACTTTGTCCAAGTGATATGACCGTGTCTCCTCTATTACACTTAGACATTATAGGTTCTATAATAACACAATGTAAGATGTTTGGAAGCTTCTGCTGTATCAGTGTGAGGCTAAGTTTACAAATCTTTTTTACAGGAGAAGCAGTTAAAAAAGATCAGAGCCAAGCAGAGGCGGTTACAGGCCGTGCTTGGTGGAGAGGACATCCAGAAGCTTGAGGCAGAGTTATTGACTGAGGATGATGAAGGTAAGATTGAAATATAGTCTTATACAGTGTGCTGGCCACAGGTCAGCACTTGCAGGTCTTCTGGGGAAGATGATAAGGCAGAAAGAATCGTTAGCAGTGATTTTTAGCATGCAGTCGGCTACACTGGTCTGTATAcagcatttctttcttttgtctgAGGATCAATTTTCTATTACCTCATAATAGACTAAATCATTTAAGCTGGTGTCCTGTTTCATGGATTGTGTACTGATATGTACAAGAAGTAATCAGACGCAGTCAGTCTAACTGTCTAACTTTGGTAAAATAGCAAATATGTGATAAATAACGATACTTGACATTTTAACTACACAAATAGGTGTCATGTGTCATTACATATTTGTGTTTCTTAGATTTGCTCACAAGTTTGGACAGTGCATCAGAAAACCGTTAttaccacattttaaaaagcctatTACAATAAGTGTCCTGATTCTTTCATTTAATGATTAGAAGAAAAATAAGTTGTCCAGTCATGCAGTTTTAATTTGACAGCATGACAGTACTGTTATTTACAGGCTCTTTGTAATTGGTCTAAAtatgtttgattgtttttacaTCTTAGTTCAAGAAGTATTGACCATACTCACTATCTGCTCAGAAAAGAATATCATGACATCATTTATTGCAATAAcagaagcatttatttataGGTCACCCCTATCTAATCTAACAAAATTgtgacatttcacatttatgTGGTCTATAAAATTTCTTCATTAGTAATGCTTTTTGCCATACGTTTGCCATGCTAAAGTGTCTCTTAGAAACTTTAATACTTGTGGAGACTGAGACTGCATTCCTGACTTTCCTTAGGTCAGGAACTGGTAAGACCACTGACAGAAGAAATTAAGTGTGACAGGGGATGTAATGCCACCATGGTGTGATTCTCAGtaactaaagtgtgtgtgtctttctgtctgtgtgtatcagagGCAGGCCCATCCACTCTGGGCAGCATGCTCATGCCAGCTCAGGAGTCAGAGTGGGAAGAACTCATCCGCACGGGTCACATGACGCCATTTGGCACAAGGATCCCTCAGaagcaagagaagaaaaagcCACGCCGAGTGATGCTCAGCGAGAACTCGGGCTTCGACAGGTACCTTGCTGACCAGGCCATGATggcagagaaaaggaagaaaccacttctgaagaagaagaaggcagCCACCAGGACTCCCTTAACTGAACCTCCGAAGAATGGCACCCTCTCTACAAAAGATAAGAAACTGCAGAAATGTATGCGGAAGCTTCAGAGGACAGCTCTAAAGGCTCACCCCAAAGCTAGGCCTAAGGTGGAACAAGTGTTTCCACAGACCAGGAAGAAGGGGAGTAGAGAAGGGGAGTCGGACAGCGACGGCTCTGAGTATGTCCCTAGTGATGAATTTATGGACCCAGAGGAACCAGACCGAGATGATGAGCTCTGGATTGATGAAAATGAGGAGTATGAGCTTAAGCCCTATATGAAAAAAGGAGAGGCCAAAACCAGGAAGCCAAGAAAAGAGGATGAGAGTGACGAATACTTCCCAAGCAGCTCAGACGATGAGGACTCTGGGAGGAAAGGCAAAGTGAAGAAGTACAAGGATGATGGCAATGTTGAATACTATAGGCAAAGGATTAGGTAAGATTAACAGGACTGGCTTGGTCAAAATTTATGTTAACACATTAGAAATTTCTTGGTTAACTGTCGAACAGTCAAATCTTTTGTTAATGATTAACCATTTTTTGcctattgtgtgtgttggaatAGATAATCCATTGAAGAGATTGGCAGCTGTTCCTTGACTAAGCAAATTCAGAATCTATTCATATTTTTCTCATTATAACATGGATGTATTTATTCCACAATGCTAATGTGAAAATGGATGGTACCAAAACTAACAAGATtgagaatttttatttatagcaaGGAAATTGAGTTGGCACGGTCTCTTTCTCCATACTTTCTGCACTGTGATTTGGATGGAATGCAGCCACACATTTCTGGATGCTGTTGGCACTACAGTGTGGAATGGAGTGCATGGGGGAGGggagtaaaaaaacaaaacaaaaccgtAATTAACTGAACCAATGCTTAGTCTTGACTTAATTACAAGTGTAGTCTCGGAAGCCCCAGATAAAGGGAACAGTTTCATTGTGGAGTGACAGGACCAGGCCCAAATGAAGATGGATTTTTttcctctacactcctctttcCACACCTTTCTTGGGGATCTCAAACTCCTAATTGTCTGTATCAATCTTAATTTGCTTCCGTGATGACACTGCCACTAACTGCTGTATCCCTGCAGCCAGAAGTGGTTCAATTAAAACTGCCCTGTAAGAATGATGGCGAGGGAGCTAACTAAGGTAGAGCTGTGGCCTCTTTCTCTCgatagctctctctctgtttctctctctcgctctctctctgtctctctgtctgtttctctctctttttttttcctcagacaGACTAGGAAATTAAACCAAGGGGCCTGGGACTAGGGCTACCTGCCCATACAGTAGCTCACACACTGAAGCAAATCTTCCCTGAGGTGGTCCTTTTTAAACAATGCTTGCTGAGTCAAATTAAGAATGTCAGTAGTGGAATAAGTTTCAGTTGTTTCAGGGTCCATTTGGCTAGCTAAAACCTAGATCGAGCATTATGTCAAATCAGCACAGGGGCCCTTTTCAGTAAAGTAGTGAGTGTCTTCCTGCAGGAAGTGGAAGAAGCAGAGACTCCAGGAGAAGGAGCAGACAAGACAAACAGGAGAGGATGAGTCTGAGGAGAGTGATGCTGAGTTTGACGAAGGCTTTAAGATGCCAGGCTTTCTCTGGAAGAAACTCTTCAAGTGAGGAAATGggatttacactgaaaatgacaaatgtgtttgCTTGAGAAATTGACTTACAAAGAAGTGTagtacatttcatttatttaaaggGCAGGAGGTTTTATTCCCCAAAGTTGCTCATCACACTGTAAGATATTGATTGATAAATGGGATGGATATTTTTCCCTTTGATACAAATgattacaaataatttatttgttgttttatttgattatttattttgcacatttattataatgtgcaaaacacataaaGCAGTCTAACGacagtgctgtctctgtctgaccAATGGATTTACTATTGCACATGTTTAGAGCTCTAGGCTTACAACAGGAAGCCACAGCTATTGTGCTATGGCTAGTTTTACAACACATCAGTCGGGCAACACTTACAGGCCATTTATTTAGAATCAATAGAGCTAATGGCCCTATGATTAATTGATcaggtgtggtgtttgtgttgtgctggGCTGGCATTTTGTCCTACATGCCTGCTTTTGTCATCCAGGTATCAGCAGACAGGTGTCAGGTGGATGTGGGAGCTGCACTGCCAGCAGGCAGGAGGCATTCTGGGAGATGAGATGGGCCTTGGCAAGACCATCCAGGTAATTGCCTTCCTGGCAGGCCTGAGCTACAGCAAGCTGAGGACACGTGGCTCCAATTACAGGCAAGAGACCCTGCATTGCCCAGCACTTTAACTGCCTTTGCTCTCATATACATGTACTCTTCTGGATGGTCTGTGCGGCACACTACTACAACACAGGAATCTTGTGTGCATCCTCATAttatctcttatttttttctacattctttatttttctctcagaAGCATGCAGTAATCAAATCACATAATTTAACCCTCTAATTCCATGTTTTCTCacatatattgtttttaaagaaatcaaACATACAGTCACACTTAGTGGATGATGTTactcccaccccaccctctcAGACTGAAAGTCTTGATTGTaatgaatatttcagcagctgGATTTCTGGTGGAGAGAGGTTTGCCATGAATTATTAAAGACGTTTCAATTATGATATCCCTCTAATTCTCTTAGTGGCGACATCAAAGGAAGAACAAGGACATGAAATGAGAGCAACTataggggagggggagagagggaaattaaacatgaaacacaTAATTAAATACGTTTAAGGTagtgcctttttgtttttttagagcCGTGTTCACTCAGGGTGGGAGCTTCCTGGCTGCTCAATAATACTATGTCTGGCGTCGCCCATCCACAAATTGATTGTTTGCAAACTCAATTATGGCTCAATATCAATGGCTGCCATGGTCCGGAATATCATATTGTTCTGTAATGCTCCTAGAGCCATTTAGTGCATTTTGTCGATTCATCTCCATTGGAAGACACGTGTGGGGAGCGCTCCATCGGCCTAGCCTCAACTCAGGGTTCATGACCTCCACATTCACTCTCCCCTGTAGAGTTGCTCCACTCAATGGCTTTGGGTTCAAAATGAGTAAGAACTTCTTCGTTCAAAAATATGGCATGTTTAACACACTTTTCTTGTGCTATGTTGGGAACCTAAGGCTTGCCGGTTTTAAAAGAACCTGTTGAATCTCAATCTCATTTGGATTTCTagttgaatgtttttgaaaataaatgtgaagcTAACCACATTATTTTCTGTGCAGGTACGCTGGCTTAGGGCCCACGATCATTGTGTGCCCAGCCACAGTCATGCATCAGTGGGTAAAGGAGTTCCATACCTGGTGGCCTCCGTTTCGGGTGGCCGTTCTGCACGAAACAGGCTCCTTTAGCAATAAGAAGGTTTGTTGAAAATGAACTTGTGTCCCTGAAATGTCCATGTCAAGTCCATGCCACACCTAATGCAAGGCAATTTGCTCTGTCCTGGACAGTGTAGTTATGACAGTATGTTTGTAGACAGAGAACAGCGAGCTAAAGTTTCCCACACTGAGATTTAACATGACAACAAGACTGAGATGGAGCGCTCTAGGTGCCGTCTACAGCATTTCTGCCAGCGTCATATTTTTCCCTCCTGTAAGCAGATATCTGAATGTGGACTAGATTTTGCTCCAAGgaaatgttaaattaattaaagcTATGATATCTGGAGGTGCTGTAGGGCTTCTGTGAAGTGTTTACTCTGAGTGCTCCTCTCTGCACCCCCCTACTCCCTGACACAGTGATTAATGGGGGCTGTTGTCTGGCAGTCCATGCTTTGCCCTCTAGGAGGAGGATTGGTCTCAGGAGCTTGGGGCTGGGAGTAGGGGGGGTTAGAGATGCGTTTGTGCTGCATTTGTGCCTAATGACAGAGTTTTCACGCTCACACTAACACTGGCCCCGAACAGATGCACCTTATTAATTGGCTACAAAGTaacagagggaaaaaacaaGGGGTTACATGGCTGGTTTGCTTTTAATTGGAATTCACTCGAGGTTTTTCCTATGAATCATGGAGGTAGACATGTAGCCTAGTGGTTTGAATGATGACAGAGGCCTACTGCCAGTCACTGTCGGAGCGTCTCTACCGTGACAGCCACCATAAACCCTTGTGTGAGCAGAGTGCTGGTCAGGACTGTCTTGTCGTTGCGTTTTTTTCAGGAGAAGCTCATTCCGGAGATAGCCACGGGTCATGGCGTCCTGATCACGTCATACTCGTATGTCCGCATCATGCAGGACTACATTCAGAAATATGACTGGCATTACATCATCTTGGACGAGGGGCACAAGATCAGGAACCCTAATGCTGCCATCACTGTGGCATGCAAACAGGTGATCATGGGCTTTACTCCCCAGACTCTGTGTTACCACCAGGGGCTCAGAACAACTGAAGACAGCAGAGCAGCTTCCTTGGTGTTCTAATTAGCTGATGGAGCTGTAAAGCAATCTGCCCATTGCTTTTACAGAAATTCTCAACACTCACTGATAATGCAAGTCCCAGCTCTAGCCTGTGGCTTAGCCTGCTGAACCCCTTTACTTCTCTTCACCTAATTAATTTATGTGTGCTATAGCATTATGGATTACTATATTAAAAAATCCATTGGAAATTCCACATCACTTCGATTTAGTATTGAATAAACCAAAGCTAATGGTGCTTTTAGGCCTAATGTATTGTAAAGAGTTTTGATTCTAATATGATTCCTGATTATTGTTACCTGCATACTCTTCCTATAGTTGCTTAACCCAGTGAGGTACAAATATGTTGTAACCACTTTATTTGCAATGTACCCAACGGTTTTGTCAGCAATTTCTTTTGAGTTGGAGTGTGAAGTGTTCCATCTTCAGGTTGTCTAAGCTGTGTTGTTGCCATTGTCCTTTGCCCCTAGTTCCGGACCCCTCACCGTTTCATCCTCTCCGGGTCCCCCATGCAGAACAACCTGAAGGAGCTGTGGTCCCTCTTCGACTTTGTGTTCCCAGGGAAACTGGGCACTCTCCCTGTCTTCATGGAGCAGTTCTCTGTGCCTATTACCATGGGAGGATATTCCAATGCCTCCCCAGTGCAGGTGACACCATACTAAAAATCCCATATATGTCTACCACATGTCACTTACTGGTGCATGCATTAAAACACTCGTTTACTCATAAGATAAAAAGCCCAATCATGATCTTATGTTAACACAAatgtgtatacattttatacattttaaaaaagtattctaataaataattaGTGTGCATTTCATagaatgtacatgtatatatgtccTAAATATGAACTGAACAGAGACATACAGTTTTAGAGCATACATCAGCTGGACTTTTGCTGCACTTGGTACAGTGTACCAGTAGTGTTTTGTGGTGATAATTtgtgatttattgatttattgtgtttttaacttttttttcttatgaacAAGTTGAATAAAGCATTTTCTGGTCACCACCAGTTATGTAACCTGGAGCACTTTTagttaaaaatgataaaatttcAGGTAATTTCTCTTCGTTGTGACAAGTACTTCTgctgaatacatttttcattactCTTCTCCACAACATCTTATAAACTCTGccatgtaattaaataatgaaattacatttttacatttaattaaataaaatgttacattttagcAGCCAAGCAATTACAGCataaatgttgtattttttttatatcttcTTTGAAAGCGCCTAAACCTTTCTTTGAAAATATAAAGACTGTTTGTGAGTATAAGGGCCTGTTGTAATAAAAGGATAGATGGGCCCATAGTTGTGGGTGTTGAGCTAGTTCAGGTTTCTCAGGCCCATCAGTGTATAACATTTCCATGTCAATTTAGATGTTCAGGCCTTTCCTGATACTACAGCTGTCTGCTCCCGAAACACGTCCTGCCCACTGCATGGACTACGGTCAGCAGCAGCCCACTGATTGGTTGGAGGATGACTGACACAAATCATACATGGCAACAGTTGAGCTACAGACTTTACCTGTACACCAGCAAGGTGTTTCTGATAAAGTGGTATCGCCTTAAAAAAGCTGATGGGCTCTCGTATCTGTACATAAATCCATGGAGTAGCTGGGATCCTCTTCAATACTGAATGTAgaggctgtaaaaaaaaattaaatagtgAGAAACTTGTATGCATTTGtatatttgcatttctgtgtaaACATACAAATGGATACAAATGTCTtactgcatttaaatattttattgaaagAGGCTTTCATAGGTAAAGTATCAATATAAATCAAAGTACACAATAGTAAGTTCTCACTGAACATTTTATGATGTTTAGTTTTGTGTGGAGAGGAAATGACCCCTGGTGCCAGGCCTGATATTCCTCTCGAGTTAATCAGCAATGAGAGATGTACTCGATGCCTGGAGCCTTTTCCACAAGCCTTTTCCATTACTGCAGCATATGTTACAGCCTCAATGTGCTCTCACTGGGCTGGACCCAGTGTCctgccctccctctctttcttctcccctctgtgctgctcttttgttttcttgagtGGGCTCTAATCCAGGCTTATTGTGtgccctgcagtgtgtgtggctcCACTGTTGGCTTTTCTTTTGATCTGTGGATCCCTTTAAATTACTGCTAAATGGCATTTGGCCTAACACTGGATCAGGAGAACATTATTGATAAAAGCGTGTGGGCCCCCTCTGGAGTCCAGCAGCACTCTTATGAATCTTTAATGTGTCAATCTGCTGAAGGGAAGAGGAGGACTGCTGTTCACGTGCCTCAGGACACAGTGTTCCACTCACTCTTCACAGTATGCACATGCTCACCATTATTTATCAGCCAATATTTACCAGACTCTCTCCAAGATGCAGCGAAGGAATCAACATTGACTTCTAGATGTAGTTCTTGATGTAGTTGAACTCCTGTCACATGTGCTGTGAGGTATATCAAGGTTTCACCATGCTTACTTGGTTTTGATTGTTCTGGAAGTTGTTCTTTCTGTGTATTCAGGTGCAGACGGCCtacaagtgtgcatgtgtcctaCGTGACAGCATCAACCCATACCTGCTGAGAAGAATGAAGGCAGACGTGAAGACCAATCTCTCATTACCAGACAAAAATGAGCAGGTTGGCCCTTAACTTGCATATGACAGCAGTCGGtatcaaaatgttttgcataaataaatttgacttagTAAATATaatagcttgtgtgtgtgtgtacacgctcTTTTTCAGGTGCTGTTTTGCAGATTAACTGAAGAACAGCGGCAAGTTTATCAGAACTTTCTGGATTCCAAGGAAGTCTATCAGATTCTGAATGGAGACATGCAGGTAATTCTCAGGTGGTATTCTCCTCCTGTGGAATCCATATTTGTAGTAGGCAGTGAGGTATAGTGATTATAGGATATACCTTTGTGAGTAACCTGAACAGCAGAAGCTAGAGGTAACATTTAGTTACTTACAAAATGCCAAATGTTCTATGTTGAGTGAGCAAATAGCTGATGAATTCCTGAGAACTCAAAATATTGTAGGTCACCTACAGATGAACTTcccaaataaaatgttaccaCATGGAGATCCTGGGTTTATTTGCTTCATTGTTGTCCTGGAA
This region of Electrophorus electricus isolate fEleEle1 chromosome 11, fEleEle1.pri, whole genome shotgun sequence genomic DNA includes:
- the ercc6 gene encoding DNA excision repair protein ERCC-6; this encodes MPVDSNEEQERPALSNPVSALTPGGKDDNVVNIGTPGLSIPASSHEELAADCPVKIGAENSKRSQHLLQINRQEIQAIDQSAQAAELQCLGVAVYDQDVLEQGVLQQVDRAIQEANRAAAKAEAEKEYESVLDDVRSCTIALKHINKILEQLAPYATTSKDISRKIESVKRQKENKEKQLKKIRAKQRRLQAVLGGEDIQKLEAELLTEDDEEAGPSTLGSMLMPAQESEWEELIRTGHMTPFGTRIPQKQEKKKPRRVMLSENSGFDRYLADQAMMAEKRKKPLLKKKKAATRTPLTEPPKNGTLSTKDKKLQKCMRKLQRTALKAHPKARPKVEQVFPQTRKKGSREGESDSDGSEYVPSDEFMDPEEPDRDDELWIDENEEYELKPYMKKGEAKTRKPRKEDESDEYFPSSSDDEDSGRKGKVKKYKDDGNVEYYRQRIRKWKKQRLQEKEQTRQTGEDESEESDAEFDEGFKMPGFLWKKLFKYQQTGVRWMWELHCQQAGGILGDEMGLGKTIQVIAFLAGLSYSKLRTRGSNYRYAGLGPTIIVCPATVMHQWVKEFHTWWPPFRVAVLHETGSFSNKKEKLIPEIATGHGVLITSYSYVRIMQDYIQKYDWHYIILDEGHKIRNPNAAITVACKQFRTPHRFILSGSPMQNNLKELWSLFDFVFPGKLGTLPVFMEQFSVPITMGGYSNASPVQVQTAYKCACVLRDSINPYLLRRMKADVKTNLSLPDKNEQVLFCRLTEEQRQVYQNFLDSKEVYQILNGDMQVFSGLIALRKICNHPDLFSGGPRLLRGIPEEDLTEEEHFGYWKRSGKLIVVESLLRIWFKQGHKVLLFTQSRQMLEILELFVRENGYSYLKMDGTTTIASRQPLIAQYNENKDIFIFLLTTRVGGLGVNLTGANRVIIYDPDWNPSTDTQARERAWRIGQKQHVTVYRLLTAGTIEEKIYHRQIFKQFLTNRVLKDPKQRRFFKSNDIYELFTLSNPDGSQGTETSAIFAGTGSDVPIPNRHKKPNPPQRQVQMKSEKAKSFAVHTEDLKAFSEPSNTNTPIVSIHSSNNSRKENDSVSAKSTVDSAEGSLTVSPGHEQYGANTPQKHREKKKHCVLTSAGSTASNGHKHRHRRRKHREDAHFEGHRISHLVKKRRYKREESDAQEEKKDEQENDDYVLAKLFKKSGVHSIIKHDTIMEASNPDYVLVEAEANRVAKDALRALRVSRQHCRVSFSRRATPAMPAAARKRFGQKKNPLFTQSFGTTQQTTEKCKDAEIIKTSGIKKSGPAAHFSGEGVEEESVSSSLSSSSLLAKMRIRNHLSLPQGHDEEEAEAEPSRQPTLGAHTTEHDELLVDVWNFVAFQAQVDGQASTKEILEYFTPRLSSTQTPVFRQLLRNICDFHRLPGQEGMWKLKDEYR